The following proteins are encoded in a genomic region of Corylus avellana chromosome ca4, CavTom2PMs-1.0:
- the LOC132177351 gene encoding large ribosomal subunit protein eL21z/eL21y: MPAGHGLRSRTRDLFARPFRKKGYIPLTTYLRSYKIGDYVDVKVNGAIHKGMPHKFYHGRTGQVWNVTKRAIGVEINKQVGNRIIRKRIHVRVEHVQPSRCTEEFRLRKLKNDELKVAAKAKGEVISTKRQPQGPKPGFMVEGATLETVTPIPYDVVNDLKGGY; this comes from the exons ATGCCGGCTGGTCACGGCCTGCGTTCTCGTACACGAGATCTCTTTGCCAGGCCCTTCAGGAAGAAGGGGTATATCCCTCTCACAACTTACTTGAGGAGTTATAAGATCGGTGATTATGTAGACGTCAAGGTTAATGGGGCCATCCATAAGGGCATGCCCCATAAGTTTTACCATGGCCGCACTGGCCAAGTCTGGAACGTTACCAAGCGCGCCATCGGCGTTGAGATCAACAAGCAG GTGGGCAATAGAATCATCAGGAAGAGGATTCACGTGCGTGTGGAGCATGTGCAACCTTCAAGGTGCACTGAGGAGTTCCGCCTGAGGAAACTGAAGAATGATGAACTGAAGGTTGCGGCAAAGGCCAAAGGTGAGGTCATTAGCACAAAGAGGCAGCCACAGGGCCCTAAACCGGGTTTTATGGTGGAAGGTGCAACATTGGAGACTGTCACTCCCATTCCTTACGATGTTGTCAATGATCTCAAGGGTGGTTACTAG
- the LOC132177352 gene encoding large ribosomal subunit protein eL21z/eL21y — MPAGHGLRSRTRDLFARPFRKKGYIPLTTYLRSYKIGDYVDVKVNGAIHKGMPHKFYHGRTGQVWNVTKRAIGVEINKQVGNRIIRKRIHVRVEHVQPSRCTEEFRLRKLKNDELKVAAKAKGEVISTKRQPQGPKPGFMVEGATLETVTPIPYDVVNDLKGGY; from the exons ATGCCGGCTGGTCACGGCCTGCGTTCTCGTACACGAGATCTCTTTGCCAGGCCCTTCAGGAAGAAGGGGTATATCCCTCTCACCACTTACTTGAGGAGTTATAAGATCGGTGATTATGTTGACGTCAAGGTTAATGGGGCTATCCACAAGGGTATGCCCCATAAGTTTTACCATGGCCGCACTGGCCAAGTCTGGAATGTCACCAAGCGCGCCATCGGCGTTGAGATCAACAAGCAG GTTGGCAATAGAATCATCAGGAAGAGGATTCACGTGCGTGTGGAGCATGTGCAACCTTCAAGGTGCACTGAGGAGTTCCGCCTGAGGAAACTGAAGAATGATGAACTGAAGGTTGCGGCAAAGGCCAAAGGTGAGGTCATTAGCACAAAGAGGCAGCCACAGGGCCCTAAACCGGGTTTTATGGTGGAAGGTGCAACATTGGAGACTGTCACTCCCATTCCTTACGATGTTGTCAATGATCTTAAGGGTGGTTACTAA
- the LOC132177862 gene encoding uncharacterized protein LOC132177862 isoform X2 gives MKLLQYLLSSTSNLLKQREHLIPYKSRRGLHRSTGGYPQQSGKDMNLSHFSVIPLPHSSKIHNRLIVETDYHAKRLLSGSQTITEVSHECPPETDLLSHINSIVDEPKGPYHCWLNTFGENNNSIKRGGTFLVLSGRFLDSLLNGSNSPCMLEKVKSLQQRSPQLHIMGFQCGSSVLSSVDQTRLVQRIMNEYITFPILLSSKTFPQVANACYILFKDSKSHVFYHEKDLDLEVLNKAVEELGAQLDESRLVHNLKSTWVKQAEIIKEPYLCSFLRNLLLYFPGCISADERGNRLFLSDSNHHRIIIFNSGGKILDCIGSSPGFEDGEFESAKLLRPAASFYNAVEDCLYFVDSENHAIRKADMGRRILETLYPTSNNDKMSNSLWIWIMNKLGLGKSVDTNSDEFDSKSLMFPWHLMKSEDGNFFVINRSFETLWIMDLASGKIKEVIKGFPNILETCQQWIMEKVSLLKQMPCDGLPLQIDTSCSLEGFPYAGLISSLSTFENHIVICDIVVMEFGEHRLIIFNVSACFQARGAATEVSGLEAIAGPSEKVGVAQQWYDELDNLAFTTPEPELIVEDNNTTKDNKFQDERVHINCAVNTSPGTSEVIICAVLHLKLRRTPDKGEDNQEKYAARIVDIMNQERTERVGRDSCIHFLLKSNRDLRDLIFIRPLHVRIKFSTPDHPKADSSKDIILTDDSIEVNVSLNS, from the exons ATGAAACTTTTGCAATACCTTCTTTCATCAACTTCAAATCTGCTCAAACAGAGGGAACATTTAATTCCATACAAGTCTCGACGTGGACTGCATAGGAGCACCG GTGGTTATCCTCAACAATCTGGAAAAGATATGAACTTGTCGCATTTTTCAGTAATCCCTCTGCCGCATTCTTCAAAAATACATAACAGATTGATCGTGGAGACTGATTATCATGCTAAGCG TCTTCTTTCAGGTTCTCAAACAATAACGGAAGTATCACATGAATGTCCCCCTGAAACTGATCTTTTGTCTCACATCAACTCCATTGTAGATGAGCCTAAAG GTCCCTATCATTGTTGGTTGAATACATTTGGGGAAAACAACAATTCCATCAAGAGAGGTGGAACCTTCTTGGTTCTTTCTGGACGGTTCCTTGACAGTTTACTAAACGGCTCCAATTCTCCCTGCATGCTTGAAAAAGTAAAGTCACTTCAGCAAAG GTCCCCTCAGCTCCATATTATGGGTTTTCAGTGTGGCAGTTCAGTTTTATCTTCTGTTGATCAAACGCGCCTAGTCCAACGAATAATGAATGAATACATCACATTTCCGATTTTATTGTCTAGCAAGACATTCCCTCAG GTGGCAAATGCTTGTTACATTCTATTTAAAGATTCTAAGAGTCATGTATTTTACCATGAGAAGGACCTGGATCTTGAAGTTTTAAACAAAG CCGTTGAAGAGTTAGGTGCACAACTTGATGAGTCTAGGTTGGTCCATAACTTGAAAAGCACTTGGGTGAAGCAAGCTGAGATCATTAAGGAACCatatttatgttcttttttgcGGAACTTGCTTCTTTACTTCCCAG GCTGCATCTCTGCAGACGAACGTGGCAATCGCCTCTTCCTTTCGGACAGCAATCATCATCGGATTATCATATTTAACAGCGGTGGAAAGATTCTGGATTGT ATTGGTTCCTCCCCTGGTTTTGAGGATGGAGAATTTGAGTCTGCCAAGTTGCTCCGTCCAGCAGCTTCCTTTTATAATGCTGTTGAGGATTGCCTGTATTTTGTGGATTCAGAG AACCATGCCATCAGGAAAGCTGATATGGGAAGGAGAATTTTAGAGACTCTCTATCCTACAAGCAACAATGATAAAATGAGTAATTCTTTGTGGATCTGGATCATGAACAAGCTGGGTCTGGGAAAAAGTGTTGATACAAATTCTGATGAATTTGATTCCAAATCACTGATGTTCCCTTGGCATCTGATGAAATCAGAGGATGGCAATTTCTTTGTCATAAACCGCAG CTTTGAAACTCTATGGATCATGGATTTGGCTTCGGGGAAGATTAAAGAAGTTATAAAAG gGTTTCCAAATATTTTGGAGACCTGTCAACAGTGGATCATGGAGAAAGTATCCCTTTTGAAACAGATGCCATGTGATGGGTTGCCACTGCAGATTGATACTTCCTGTTCACTAGAGGGGTTCCCATATGCTGGTCTCATATCTTCATTATCAACCTTTGAGAATCACATAGTCATTTGTGACATAG TGGTTATGGAGTTTGGGGAGCACAGATTGATCATCTTCAATGTTTCAGCTTGTTTCCAG GCAAGAGGAGCTGCTACTGAAGTCTCAGGACTAGAGGCTATAGCAGGACCATCAGAGAAG GTTGGTGTTGCTCAGCAGTGGTATGATGAATTGGATAATCTTGCATTCACAACTCCTGAACCAGAGTTGATTGTTGAAGATAATAATACAACTAAGGATAATAAATTTCAAGATGAGAGAGTTCACATTAACTGTGCTGTCAATACAAGTCCCGGAACAAGTGAG GTTATTATTTGTGCAGTATTGCATCTAAAACTTAGAAGAACACCAGATAAAGGAGAGGACAATCAGGAGAAATACGCAGCAAGGATAGTGGATATCATGAACCAAGAAAGAACTGAAAGAGTGGGAAGAGATTCATGCATTCATTTCTTGTTAAAATCAAACAGAGATTTGAGAGACCTCATTTTCATTAGACCTCTGCATGTGAGGATAAAATTCAGTACTCCTGATCACCCAAAAGCTGATAGTTCAAAGGATATCATTCTAACTGACGACTCCATTGAAGTCAATGTCTCCCTCAACTCATAG
- the LOC132177862 gene encoding uncharacterized protein LOC132177862 isoform X1 has translation MKLLQYLLSSTSNLLKQREHLIPYKSRRGLHRSTGGYPQQSGKDMNLSHFSVIPLPHSSKIHNRLIVETDYHAKRLLSGSQTITEVSHECPPETDLLSHINSIVDEPKGPYHCWLNTFGENNNSIKRGGTFLVLSGRFLDSLLNGSNSPCMLEKVKSLQQRSPQLHIMGFQCGSSVLSSVDQTRLVQRIMNEYITFPILLSSKTFPQVANACYILFKDSKSHVFYHEKDLDLEVLNKAVEELGAQLDESRLVHNLKSTWVKQAEIIKEPYLCSFLRNLLLYFPGCISADERGNRLFLSDSNHHRIIIFNSGGKILDCIGSSPGFEDGEFESAKLLRPAASFYNAVEDCLYFVDSENHAIRKADMGRRILETLYPTSNNDKMSNSLWIWIMNKLGLGKSVDTNSDEFDSKSLMFPWHLMKSEDGNFFVINRSFETLWIMDLASGKIKEVIKGFPNILETCQQWIMEKVSLLKQMPCDGLPLQIDTSCSLEGFPYAGLISSLSTFENHIVICDIVGQRILKIDRESGVSSNIHFSNFGILGLPYWLFSPLERVYAVGYGVWGAQIDHLQCFSLFPGRIDIKLIVDIPVDTELVEPLQEGSIWCQARGAATEVSGLEAIAGPSEKVGVAQQWYDELDNLAFTTPEPELIVEDNNTTKDNKFQDERVHINCAVNTSPGTSEVIICAVLHLKLRRTPDKGEDNQEKYAARIVDIMNQERTERVGRDSCIHFLLKSNRDLRDLIFIRPLHVRIKFSTPDHPKADSSKDIILTDDSIEVNVSLNS, from the exons ATGAAACTTTTGCAATACCTTCTTTCATCAACTTCAAATCTGCTCAAACAGAGGGAACATTTAATTCCATACAAGTCTCGACGTGGACTGCATAGGAGCACCG GTGGTTATCCTCAACAATCTGGAAAAGATATGAACTTGTCGCATTTTTCAGTAATCCCTCTGCCGCATTCTTCAAAAATACATAACAGATTGATCGTGGAGACTGATTATCATGCTAAGCG TCTTCTTTCAGGTTCTCAAACAATAACGGAAGTATCACATGAATGTCCCCCTGAAACTGATCTTTTGTCTCACATCAACTCCATTGTAGATGAGCCTAAAG GTCCCTATCATTGTTGGTTGAATACATTTGGGGAAAACAACAATTCCATCAAGAGAGGTGGAACCTTCTTGGTTCTTTCTGGACGGTTCCTTGACAGTTTACTAAACGGCTCCAATTCTCCCTGCATGCTTGAAAAAGTAAAGTCACTTCAGCAAAG GTCCCCTCAGCTCCATATTATGGGTTTTCAGTGTGGCAGTTCAGTTTTATCTTCTGTTGATCAAACGCGCCTAGTCCAACGAATAATGAATGAATACATCACATTTCCGATTTTATTGTCTAGCAAGACATTCCCTCAG GTGGCAAATGCTTGTTACATTCTATTTAAAGATTCTAAGAGTCATGTATTTTACCATGAGAAGGACCTGGATCTTGAAGTTTTAAACAAAG CCGTTGAAGAGTTAGGTGCACAACTTGATGAGTCTAGGTTGGTCCATAACTTGAAAAGCACTTGGGTGAAGCAAGCTGAGATCATTAAGGAACCatatttatgttcttttttgcGGAACTTGCTTCTTTACTTCCCAG GCTGCATCTCTGCAGACGAACGTGGCAATCGCCTCTTCCTTTCGGACAGCAATCATCATCGGATTATCATATTTAACAGCGGTGGAAAGATTCTGGATTGT ATTGGTTCCTCCCCTGGTTTTGAGGATGGAGAATTTGAGTCTGCCAAGTTGCTCCGTCCAGCAGCTTCCTTTTATAATGCTGTTGAGGATTGCCTGTATTTTGTGGATTCAGAG AACCATGCCATCAGGAAAGCTGATATGGGAAGGAGAATTTTAGAGACTCTCTATCCTACAAGCAACAATGATAAAATGAGTAATTCTTTGTGGATCTGGATCATGAACAAGCTGGGTCTGGGAAAAAGTGTTGATACAAATTCTGATGAATTTGATTCCAAATCACTGATGTTCCCTTGGCATCTGATGAAATCAGAGGATGGCAATTTCTTTGTCATAAACCGCAG CTTTGAAACTCTATGGATCATGGATTTGGCTTCGGGGAAGATTAAAGAAGTTATAAAAG gGTTTCCAAATATTTTGGAGACCTGTCAACAGTGGATCATGGAGAAAGTATCCCTTTTGAAACAGATGCCATGTGATGGGTTGCCACTGCAGATTGATACTTCCTGTTCACTAGAGGGGTTCCCATATGCTGGTCTCATATCTTCATTATCAACCTTTGAGAATCACATAGTCATTTGTGACATAG TTGGACAGAGGATTCTGAAAATTGATAGAGAATCTGGTGTCTCTTCGAACatccatttttcaaattttgggaTCCTTGGTTTACCTTATTGGTTGTTTTCCCCTTTGGAGAGAGTTTATGCTGT TGGTTATGGAGTTTGGGGAGCACAGATTGATCATCTTCAATGTTTCAGCTTGTTTCCAG GTAGGATTGACATAAAGTTAATTGTGGATATCCCTGTGGATACTGAGCTTGTAGAACCATTACAAGAAGGATCTATATGGTGCCAGGCAAGAGGAGCTGCTACTGAAGTCTCAGGACTAGAGGCTATAGCAGGACCATCAGAGAAG GTTGGTGTTGCTCAGCAGTGGTATGATGAATTGGATAATCTTGCATTCACAACTCCTGAACCAGAGTTGATTGTTGAAGATAATAATACAACTAAGGATAATAAATTTCAAGATGAGAGAGTTCACATTAACTGTGCTGTCAATACAAGTCCCGGAACAAGTGAG GTTATTATTTGTGCAGTATTGCATCTAAAACTTAGAAGAACACCAGATAAAGGAGAGGACAATCAGGAGAAATACGCAGCAAGGATAGTGGATATCATGAACCAAGAAAGAACTGAAAGAGTGGGAAGAGATTCATGCATTCATTTCTTGTTAAAATCAAACAGAGATTTGAGAGACCTCATTTTCATTAGACCTCTGCATGTGAGGATAAAATTCAGTACTCCTGATCACCCAAAAGCTGATAGTTCAAAGGATATCATTCTAACTGACGACTCCATTGAAGTCAATGTCTCCCTCAACTCATAG
- the LOC132177862 gene encoding uncharacterized protein LOC132177862 isoform X3, with protein MLSGSQTITEVSHECPPETDLLSHINSIVDEPKGPYHCWLNTFGENNNSIKRGGTFLVLSGRFLDSLLNGSNSPCMLEKVKSLQQRSPQLHIMGFQCGSSVLSSVDQTRLVQRIMNEYITFPILLSSKTFPQVANACYILFKDSKSHVFYHEKDLDLEVLNKAVEELGAQLDESRLVHNLKSTWVKQAEIIKEPYLCSFLRNLLLYFPGCISADERGNRLFLSDSNHHRIIIFNSGGKILDCIGSSPGFEDGEFESAKLLRPAASFYNAVEDCLYFVDSENHAIRKADMGRRILETLYPTSNNDKMSNSLWIWIMNKLGLGKSVDTNSDEFDSKSLMFPWHLMKSEDGNFFVINRSFETLWIMDLASGKIKEVIKGFPNILETCQQWIMEKVSLLKQMPCDGLPLQIDTSCSLEGFPYAGLISSLSTFENHIVICDIVGQRILKIDRESGVSSNIHFSNFGILGLPYWLFSPLERVYAVGYGVWGAQIDHLQCFSLFPGRIDIKLIVDIPVDTELVEPLQEGSIWCQARGAATEVSGLEAIAGPSEKVGVAQQWYDELDNLAFTTPEPELIVEDNNTTKDNKFQDERVHINCAVNTSPGTSEVIICAVLHLKLRRTPDKGEDNQEKYAARIVDIMNQERTERVGRDSCIHFLLKSNRDLRDLIFIRPLHVRIKFSTPDHPKADSSKDIILTDDSIEVNVSLNS; from the exons ATGCTAAGCG GTTCTCAAACAATAACGGAAGTATCACATGAATGTCCCCCTGAAACTGATCTTTTGTCTCACATCAACTCCATTGTAGATGAGCCTAAAG GTCCCTATCATTGTTGGTTGAATACATTTGGGGAAAACAACAATTCCATCAAGAGAGGTGGAACCTTCTTGGTTCTTTCTGGACGGTTCCTTGACAGTTTACTAAACGGCTCCAATTCTCCCTGCATGCTTGAAAAAGTAAAGTCACTTCAGCAAAG GTCCCCTCAGCTCCATATTATGGGTTTTCAGTGTGGCAGTTCAGTTTTATCTTCTGTTGATCAAACGCGCCTAGTCCAACGAATAATGAATGAATACATCACATTTCCGATTTTATTGTCTAGCAAGACATTCCCTCAG GTGGCAAATGCTTGTTACATTCTATTTAAAGATTCTAAGAGTCATGTATTTTACCATGAGAAGGACCTGGATCTTGAAGTTTTAAACAAAG CCGTTGAAGAGTTAGGTGCACAACTTGATGAGTCTAGGTTGGTCCATAACTTGAAAAGCACTTGGGTGAAGCAAGCTGAGATCATTAAGGAACCatatttatgttcttttttgcGGAACTTGCTTCTTTACTTCCCAG GCTGCATCTCTGCAGACGAACGTGGCAATCGCCTCTTCCTTTCGGACAGCAATCATCATCGGATTATCATATTTAACAGCGGTGGAAAGATTCTGGATTGT ATTGGTTCCTCCCCTGGTTTTGAGGATGGAGAATTTGAGTCTGCCAAGTTGCTCCGTCCAGCAGCTTCCTTTTATAATGCTGTTGAGGATTGCCTGTATTTTGTGGATTCAGAG AACCATGCCATCAGGAAAGCTGATATGGGAAGGAGAATTTTAGAGACTCTCTATCCTACAAGCAACAATGATAAAATGAGTAATTCTTTGTGGATCTGGATCATGAACAAGCTGGGTCTGGGAAAAAGTGTTGATACAAATTCTGATGAATTTGATTCCAAATCACTGATGTTCCCTTGGCATCTGATGAAATCAGAGGATGGCAATTTCTTTGTCATAAACCGCAG CTTTGAAACTCTATGGATCATGGATTTGGCTTCGGGGAAGATTAAAGAAGTTATAAAAG gGTTTCCAAATATTTTGGAGACCTGTCAACAGTGGATCATGGAGAAAGTATCCCTTTTGAAACAGATGCCATGTGATGGGTTGCCACTGCAGATTGATACTTCCTGTTCACTAGAGGGGTTCCCATATGCTGGTCTCATATCTTCATTATCAACCTTTGAGAATCACATAGTCATTTGTGACATAG TTGGACAGAGGATTCTGAAAATTGATAGAGAATCTGGTGTCTCTTCGAACatccatttttcaaattttgggaTCCTTGGTTTACCTTATTGGTTGTTTTCCCCTTTGGAGAGAGTTTATGCTGT TGGTTATGGAGTTTGGGGAGCACAGATTGATCATCTTCAATGTTTCAGCTTGTTTCCAG GTAGGATTGACATAAAGTTAATTGTGGATATCCCTGTGGATACTGAGCTTGTAGAACCATTACAAGAAGGATCTATATGGTGCCAGGCAAGAGGAGCTGCTACTGAAGTCTCAGGACTAGAGGCTATAGCAGGACCATCAGAGAAG GTTGGTGTTGCTCAGCAGTGGTATGATGAATTGGATAATCTTGCATTCACAACTCCTGAACCAGAGTTGATTGTTGAAGATAATAATACAACTAAGGATAATAAATTTCAAGATGAGAGAGTTCACATTAACTGTGCTGTCAATACAAGTCCCGGAACAAGTGAG GTTATTATTTGTGCAGTATTGCATCTAAAACTTAGAAGAACACCAGATAAAGGAGAGGACAATCAGGAGAAATACGCAGCAAGGATAGTGGATATCATGAACCAAGAAAGAACTGAAAGAGTGGGAAGAGATTCATGCATTCATTTCTTGTTAAAATCAAACAGAGATTTGAGAGACCTCATTTTCATTAGACCTCTGCATGTGAGGATAAAATTCAGTACTCCTGATCACCCAAAAGCTGATAGTTCAAAGGATATCATTCTAACTGACGACTCCATTGAAGTCAATGTCTCCCTCAACTCATAG
- the LOC132178381 gene encoding uncharacterized protein LOC132178381, with the protein MGWAKANCDAAITRQHERMGLGVVVRDSWGNILAAKCVTQAGCLAPAAAKAMAFLLAIRLCHELCLPQVHFEGDAKAVIDAVNSKEKDSCWMGHIIEDIKLELQVFQRWQLTFIRREGNNVAHLLAKYAMEHTHGFCWKDIPPDCIREAVLSEQVTLDA; encoded by the coding sequence ATGGGGTGGGCAAAAGCGAACTGTGATGCGGCTATTACAAGACAGCACGAGCGTATGGGGCTCGGGGTGGTTGTAAGGGATTCTTGGGGGAATATATTGGCAGCAAAATGTGTGACCCAAGCTGGATGCTTGGCTCCGGCAGCAGCGAAAGCGATGGCGTTTCTTTTGGCTATACGTTTATGTCATGAATTATGTCTCCCTcaagtgcattttgaaggggaCGCAAAAGCCGTGATTGATGCTGTAAACTCGAAGGAGAAGGATAGCTGCTGGATGGGGCACATCATAGAGGACATAAAATTGGAACTCCAGGTGTTTCAAAGGTGGCAGCTCACTTTTATTAGGAGGGAAGGTAATAATGTGGCTCACTTATTAGCAAAATATGCTATGGAACATACCCATGGATTTTGTTGGAAAGATATACCCCCTGATTGTATACGTGAGGCTGTGCTATCAGAGCAAGTTACTCTAGATGCCTGA